A window of Roseobacter fucihabitans genomic DNA:
TGGCGGGAATCGCAGTGCTTGGTATCGTTCAGGGTGCCTATTCCACCGAAGTATTACGCGGTGCCATTCAAGCCATACCCGCCGGACAGATCGAGGCTGCGCGCGCCTTTGGTATGCCGCCCCTCATGTTAATGCGCCGTGTCACGATCCCTGCGATGATGGCTTTTGCAACACCCGGATTGGCCAATCTGTGGCTGATTGCCACCAAAGACACCGCGCTTCTGGCCATCGTCGGCTTTAGCGAACTCACCCTTGAGACCCGTCAGGCGGCCGCGAGCACGCGGGCCTATTTCACCTTTTTCCTCGCCGCAGGTGCGCTGTATCTTATGGTGACGCTTTGCTCGGGGTCGGTGTTTGCCCGCATTGAAAAATGGGCGCGACGCGGACAACCCTCACTGCGCAGTGGTGAGCGATAATGACCGTGCGTGAGTTGATGCAACCGCACCGTATTGTGCTCATGGCGCTGTTCGCCGGGTTGGTCCTGTGGTGCGCGGTTTCCCTGCGTTGGGATTGGATTCCAGAATACACACGCCTCGCGATCGAAGGGATGTGGCGCACCATCTGGATCATGGTTGTCACAACGGTTTTGGGTTTCTTGTTGGCGGTCCCGCTGGGCCTCGCGCAAGCAGTGGGACCCTGGTATCTGTCCGCGCCCGCACGCGCGTTCTGCACGGTCATTCGTGGCACACCGTTGCTGTTGCAAATCTGGCTGCTCTATTATGGTCTCGGCTCGCTTTTTCCACAAATACCTTGGATCAGAAGTAGCGAGTTGTGGCCCTATCTACGCCAAGCATGGCCCTATGCGGTGCTTGCCCTGACCTTGTCCTTTGCGGGCTATGAAGGCGAAGTCATGCGCGGTGCCTTTGCCAGCGTGAACAAAGGTCAGCTTGAGGCCGCGAACGCCTTTGGCATGCCGCGTTTCACAATGTTCCGCAGGATCTGGTTGCCACAGGCCATCCGCAACGTCCTGCCCACTCTCGGAGGTGAGACGATCCTTCAACTCAAGGCGACACCGCTCGTGGCGACCATCACTGTGGTCGAGATTTATTCGGTTTCATCGCGCGTGCGCTCGGACACGTTTATCGTTTATGAACCGTTGCTACTGCTGGCTGTCTTTTACATGATCATCGCGGGGTTGATAACATTGATGTTCCGTCGCTTTGAGAACAGCGTCCCGAACCGATAGGCAGCCCAGACAGGTTGTCATCTGTAACGGCCCGTACCTAAGCAAACTTTCTAGCCACTCCGATCTAAGTGTTTTTGGCACAAACATGAAAACAACAATTTTTATGCTCAATGCTCAGTTTTCTACTTTTTATAATATCTACGTCAGCAGGCTAATTTGCTTAGCATATCCTGGCTCAGACAGCGATACCCTTCTGCTCGATGTGCAGGCGGATCTGCTTGACGCGTTGAATACACGCATGATCGTGCCTCTGATCGCGATCAGCAAAGCACCGGTCCCGGCAAAACGACTTAATCCGGGTTCGTGATCGACGGCAATGAATATGTCATGGTGACACACTTCATGGCGGACGTACCCAGGTCGATCCTGGGGGACCCGCAGACCAGCCTGAAAGATAGATTTAATGATATCACAACGGCGATTAATATACTGATACAGGGGTTCTGAAGTCGATGAATTTAGCCCTCTCTATTCTACGCAAGACTATTCAATTGACCCGGTCTTTGTCAGGCAACTCGCTGCCTCACCGATTTTTCGTCAAGATTTCATTATCTCATACCCCATGATTCTCCTTCACATCCGCCCATTCAATACCAACAGCTCTAGTATGGCTCCGACCCGTCGCCGTTATTCCAGACCAACTTGTCGTCCTCACTGTCGCCGCCCTGAACAATGTCTTTGCCGGGGCCACCAACGATCTTGTCATCACCGAACAGGCCAAAAACGATGTCATCGCCGTCCTTGACGTTGATGTTGTCGTTACCAAACGAGCCGAAAACAAGGTTGTTATTGATCGTTCCGTGGATAGTGCCGTTACCAAAAGTCAGGTTGAAAAAGTTAAAGCGTGACATGAGGTGTTCCTCCGAAGGGTACTAAAAAAAGGCGATTATATACTTGACAAACCCACAGGCAAAGCGTAGTTTTATCTCAACAAGTTAGAGGTTATTCCAATATCCGTTCTTTCCGCCCCTTACATGCATGACGAAGCAGCAGCGTTTGCGCACGTTGAATCCATGCTCTGGGCTGATGGTCCAGTTTGCCCGCACTGTGGTGTGGTAGATAGCGCGTACCTCCTTACAGGTGTTCGCACTAAGGCCAGCAAGAAGAACCCCGAAGGCAAAGAGCGCCACGGCCTGTGGAAGTGCCGCGAGTGCCGCAAGCAGTTCACTGTCCGCAAGGGCACGATCTTTGAAGAAAGCCACCTGCCGCTTCACTTTTGGCTGCAAGCCATTCACCTGATGGTGTCCAGCAAGAAGGGTATCAGCAGCCACCAGCTTCACCGCGTGCTGGGCATCACGTACAAGTCTGCATGGTTCCTGACACACCGCATTCGCGAGTGTATGCGTGACGGTGCGCTGGCACCATTCGGCAGCAACGGTGGCACGGTTGAGGTAGACGAAACTTTCATCGGCACAAAGCACAAGAAGGCGGAAGGCGCGCGCGGCTATGCCCACAAGAACGCGATGCTGACACTTGTAGACCGCGACACCAAACAAGCCAAGTCCATCGTAGTTGATAATATCAAGAAGGACACACTGGTGCCGATCCTGCGCGAGAACATCGCCAAGGAAGCGGTGATCTACACCGACGAGGCCAAGCAATACACGCACCTTGGCCGTGACTTTGCAGACCACGACTTCACCACGCACAGCAAGGGCGAGTACGTAAAGCGCGAGAAGCCACAGGTTCACACCAACACGGTTGAAGGCTTCTACAGTATTTTCAAGCGCGGCATGAAGGGCGTGTATCAGCACTGCGGCAAACAGCACCTTCACCGGTATGCGGCTGAGTTTGATTTTCGTTATAACAACCGCGTTGCAAACGGCGTGGACGATGTGGAGCGTGGCCAGATTGCGCTGCGCGGTGTCGTTGGCAAGCGTCTTACATATCAAGGGCCTAACGAAAAAAACGTCTAAATGATGAGGTTTCCGTTGAATAATGGCACTAAATGCGGTAGGTTCCTCGCAGAGCGATCATGCATCGAATATCCTGATGAGGTCAGGAGAGCGCCTTGAGCGTATGCTGTTACAAGCTGTAGGTGTATGGGGTTCTGCCTAGGAATTCGGTTCCAGGCTGTAAAGCCGGAAGCTTCTGATGGGGAATCATTTTCCAAACCTGTCAGTTTTGAGTTTTTCAATACGAGTTTGGCCAACTCAACCTTTGGTTTGCGGGTCAAGGTACCGTGAGTTTTTTACGGATGAGGTGACGCCTAAAATCACATCGTTTAGTTGGAGTAAGTCATCAGTTTTTGAGTCTCGCGCTTCCATCCCAGTTAATGGGCCAAAAGTGAGCCCGTAATCTTTCCCCGCACCATTGTTCAGGATTTTCTGTAGGTCTGGGATTTTGGTGGTGCTATGCCTTCTGTCGAGGCACACGAAGCAGGACGCTTGCTCACAGTATCTTGCGATAAATTGGTGGAGAATGAGCTGATAGTAGTTTTTTGAGAGCCCTAGATCACGGTCGCCATCATTATATAGATGGTGCTTCCACTTTGAGTTGTCGAATGTGGCGCAATGGAAGGCGATCATGCCGCTGTCAACCATCTCAAAATATAGATTTATCAGATCCCGATAGGCATCAACTTTCTGATTTGATACCTTGCTCCACTTTAGTTCTGCAAACATGTTATGCCGCTTCCGAAATTCGAATACCCTTTGATAAATTTGCCTAAGATTAGATGAGACAGACTGGACCTGTCGCGCTTTTGTGCCGCCCCAGGTGCTCGTTTAAGCCACTTTCCGTTCAAAAGCGTACCATTGCCCGGCAGGCGATTGCAAAGCAATCTGCCGAGAGGGGGCGGCATTATCATAGCAATTTCCTTTGCCGCTCATCGATACCTTGAAGCCATGCTGGCGCAGGACCTTCTGATAATCATGAGAACAATATTGGCTGCCGCGATCCGTGTGGTGCCCTCTCGGCAGATTACCTTGTAATCGCCTGTCGGGTAATAAATGCAGTCTTTCGGCGGTAACCGGAATGCAATCGCCATCTTCAGCGCCCTAATTGCCAGATCGCGCTTCATGCGATTACTGACGGCCCAACCAACGACGCGCCTTGAATGCAGGTCGAGGATGACAGCCAGGTACAACCAACCCTCTCGGGTCCAAACGTAGCTGATGTCACCAGCCCACTTCTGATTTGGCGCATCTGCGGTGAAGTCCCGATCCAGCAGGTTCGGCGCTATGTTGAACTTATGGTCGCTGTCCCCCTCTCAGCAGATTGCTGTGCAATCGCCTGCCGGGCAATGGTTGTGACCTTGTGTTTACGGGTCCTGACCACGGTTATTCCGTTCTGACGCATCAGACGACCAACACGACGATGGCCAACATTCAGACCGATCTCCTTCAGCTCTTCAGTCATGCGCGGTCGACCATAGCTGCCCGGGCTGAGACGGGACCGCTCCTTCCCTCTCATGTATTTTCAATACACTGCCGGGCAATGGATGTGCGCAAGCGTGACCAAGTCAGACCGCCGTCTTCGGCTGGCAGGACGGTTGCGGAATGCGCGTAGCCCGCTTGTGCTGACGCCCACAACATTGCACAACCGGTTGGCTGGGAAGCTGCACCTGTGTTCTTCCCCTCTCGTGCATTTTCAATGCACTGCCGGGCAGTGGATAAACCTAAATCTCATTGCTTTAGGCCCGCGAAGAACTGGGTGGCCCTTTTTAAGATCTCCCTCTTCTCCTTCAGGAGTCGGTTCTCCCGTCGAAGTCGATCATTCTCTTGAGCGAGGCTCAAATCCTCTTTCGACACCACGTCTGTATCTCGGTGCGCGGTGATCCATTTGTTCAGCGTCGACATCCCGACACCCAGATCGCCAGCCACCTGCTTGCGCGTCAGCCCACTGGTCAATGCGATACGCATTGCATCTTGGCGGAATTCGTCCGTTCGTTTCAGTCCCATAGTCCGTCTCCTTTGGTGCAGTAAATGCTATCAAAGGAGCGGCATCAAACCGCGACAGGTCCAGCTGCCGTGCCACCTACCAATGAGAACTTGGCTGAGGTAATGTCGCTCTCATCCGCAAAAAATGCATACCTTTGAATAGGCAGCGGAAGGAATCTGAGTTTCTTTTCAGTCATAAGGAGATTACATGCCTGA
This region includes:
- a CDS encoding ABC transporter permease gives rise to the protein MILETLGLSESIALLSLEPPGWGGNLLRGLVNSLQIALGAFGFGLLIGLFGAYGKLYGGVVVRDLLAIYTTVIRAVPELVLILILYYVGTDLINQAAQAMGYGRVEISGVVAGIAVLGIVQGAYSTEVLRGAIQAIPAGQIEAARAFGMPPLMLMRRVTIPAMMAFATPGLANLWLIATKDTALLAIVGFSELTLETRQAAASTRAYFTFFLAAGALYLMVTLCSGSVFARIEKWARRGQPSLRSGER
- a CDS encoding ABC transporter permease encodes the protein MTVRELMQPHRIVLMALFAGLVLWCAVSLRWDWIPEYTRLAIEGMWRTIWIMVVTTVLGFLLAVPLGLAQAVGPWYLSAPARAFCTVIRGTPLLLQIWLLYYGLGSLFPQIPWIRSSELWPYLRQAWPYAVLALTLSFAGYEGEVMRGAFASVNKGQLEAANAFGMPRFTMFRRIWLPQAIRNVLPTLGGETILQLKATPLVATITVVEIYSVSSRVRSDTFIVYEPLLLLAVFYMIIAGLITLMFRRFENSVPNR
- a CDS encoding CcdB family protein; its protein translation is MKTTIFMLNAQFSTFYNIYVSRLICLAYPGSDSDTLLLDVQADLLDALNTRMIVPLIAISKAPVPAKRLNPGS
- a CDS encoding IS1595 family transposase; translated protein: MSVLSAPYMHDEAAAFAHVESMLWADGPVCPHCGVVDSAYLLTGVRTKASKKNPEGKERHGLWKCRECRKQFTVRKGTIFEESHLPLHFWLQAIHLMVSSKKGISSHQLHRVLGITYKSAWFLTHRIRECMRDGALAPFGSNGGTVEVDETFIGTKHKKAEGARGYAHKNAMLTLVDRDTKQAKSIVVDNIKKDTLVPILRENIAKEAVIYTDEAKQYTHLGRDFADHDFTTHSKGEYVKREKPQVHTNTVEGFYSIFKRGMKGVYQHCGKQHLHRYAAEFDFRYNNRVANGVDDVERGQIALRGVVGKRLTYQGPNEKNV